The following DNA comes from Musa acuminata AAA Group cultivar baxijiao chromosome BXJ1-4, Cavendish_Baxijiao_AAA, whole genome shotgun sequence.
TTTGCTCTAATTCCTTTGCAAGTAAGATGTTGACTCCTGTTCCTTTTTTGCTCATGCACTCCATATTGCGTTTCTGCTAGTATTATTTGGTATACAATTAACAGTGACTTGAAGCTATTTTAGGCACTtagttgattttactaattttctttttgtcactGTGGTTTGGTTCCAAATTTGAGTTTTACATTCAGTAGTTGTAAGGTGGAACTGTCTGTCAAATAAATGTATGTACGGAATCTGACAAGTGTGTTGAGCAGGTCCAGAAGGAGTTCCACTTAGCACCAGGAGACTTCCCCAATGTCGACCAGTTCAGAGAGGTGTTGGGTGGATACAATATTGACAAATTTGAGAAGATGAAGCATAAAATGATACAGGCAGTGGATGATATGCTGGGGTATGACATCCCAGAACTTTTGAAGAGGTTCAGAAACCCATATGACTGAGGATGCCTCACACTGAATAGTGAACCATGGTCTGTTGCTCTCGAGAGACCAAGTTGTAACGAAGTAGATGTTGAGCTTGTACTTGTGCCACGAGGAAtttgctttttttcttcttcGTTCAAACCATTAGTTTTGGAATCTTGTTTCCACGTTGATAGATATGGTTGTATTTCAGTGGATCTGTTAGTGCTGGTGTTGCTTTGGACAAGTTTTTGTTTAAATATTTGGTATAGActtcatttattttgttttttattattttttttcaaaaggtaAGTAGTGAGGACACAACTTGATCCAGAACCTTGGTATATTAAGATCTTAACGTCTTCATAAAACAATTGAGACATGATCATATATTTATTTGTTAACTAatgttttaaaaatttattggatGAGATTTTGAACTATCAATTGGTTTAGGTATAATTTGGTTGTCTGATTTGTGAAAGGAGTTTAGAGCTAATCTTGATCGGAGTTCGAGTTTATTATAAATTTAGTGTCGAGAAAATGAATGACTTTACATCTGCGGTCATGTTATCAAAATAATGTTTTGGGTCAATTCAAGTGGTATTATTATCATCTTGGATTCTTCGTCTATCTTTCTTGTCTTTTTACTTTAAATCATTTATGATTTTTGTTAAATCATTTATGATTTTTTCATGAACTCAAATGATTATATTTCTTAAGAGAGTGTATTTAACTTTTTAACGTGTACGTGTATGTAATATAGATTCTTAAAGCCAATGTCTTATGTTcttaatatataattttgtttAGCAAGAATCATAACTTAtttctcattttaatttttttaaatatttatcatagtaatatatatttttttaactggTGTTATTATATTATTACTATTAATAAACTCTTCGAAGCAATATTATAGTTTTTCATTTATGGTAAGTCaatcattttatataattttttaaagcatGTAATTCTaatgatttttgaaataatttatttttaatttcaaaattagaTTATTCTAGATTTTTATGTTTAGTGTAAGAAGTACAAAATTTTGACATATAGttgtcatacttattttttaatatatcaaatttattggCGAGTGATATATGATccgtttttaataaattatattttttatcaatattttaacttcattaaataaataataaaatacttcAAATAGTTCATTATGTAATAAAAAAGTTTCAGGGGAGTCGAATACTTTATCGTTGAAAACCATTAAGGCATAATTTATCATTTCTTTTTTATTAGTTTACTCTTCCACTTCACAGTTACTCGATTCATTAGTTTTGTGTCCTAACTTTTTTTACTCATAACATGTGATTCAATCTTTCTTGAGttcacttttattttttatattttcttctttcaaatttatcttatttttcctcatgaatttttttaatattcttgtAAGAAGTATCATGTCTTCGTGGCTTAAGCTTTCGTTCGAGTAATCTTCTTTAAATTTAAGagcaatatcttttttttttctttagaagGTTTTCCTCTATTTTATTCTATACtttgcatgttatttcataggttattaaagatcttatgagttcttcaagaaaaAGGTTATTCAAATCTTTAGTTTCTTGGATTATTATTACCTTTCAATATCAGTCTTTAGGAAGAAACCTTAAAATCTTTCTCAtaaattcaagattagtatagtTTTTACTAAGAATTTTTAATCCATTGACAATATCCATAATTTACTAAGAGTTTTTAATTCATTGATAATATCCATAAAATAGATATACATGTTACCAATAAATTTGTttagttttattttaaataattcataattataaactaaaagattaattttagattcttttacttataacttcatgagtgatttcaagtgtgtatcATATATCATGTGCAATATCATAACTAAAAACTCGATTGAActaatttttatctaaagcataaaataaattatttttaaaaaatattctttttaaattattatatttatccaTCGATTTAAAAGATTTTGAAAAATCaaactgaataatatttcataaatcaaaatacataaaaaaaaatcctattgTATTTTTCAATAGGTGCAATCCATTCTATTGAACATGGAAAAAACGTATGATAAAGTGTTCATCTTGAttgcttaaaaatattatttatttactctTCGGTGTTAATCTAAATGAAAGAATATTACTATGATATAAATTGTTAGAATTTTAATGATCTAACAATTTAGTGtaaaagtatttttatttgattttaaaactcGATTGATCTAAGTTAAAATTATAAGTAAAGTGAATTATAAGTAAAGAGAATAAAACTTAGTAACAAATAAAAGGGTAAGTAAAgagagatgaaccaatttatgatGGTTCAgttttcctgacttatgtttactTTTGATTTTTCTTTCCTCGAGGCTATTAGTTTTCACTGTCTCGATCTTCTTTTTAATATGTGAAGAACAAGTTGCAACTCTCTATTTTCAAGCTTAGGAGATAGTATTCACACTCTTTTTATATAATATCTCTTACTTCATATAGCTTAGAATTATAatcaagagaagaagaagattcaAACTATACTCAAAATAAAAGCTTACAATACTTCACTAGCTCAAGAATGAATATCCCATCAACCAAgcctaagtggggtatttataggtcccaaaaaGCTTTAAGAatagagtcaaaaatttaaatcctttaaAATTTTGGGATAAGGATGATATTACCatcgacactgggtggtactactactgtAACTTTTGACATCGCAAATCTGAATTCCGATGATATTACTAtcacaaaatttgaattctcgataGTATTACTACCACAAtagatggtaccaccactggaaAGATTGATAAAGCACAAACTATGCTTATCGATTAACTCAAGCAGTACTATCGCTTGagcctagcggtaccactgcataAGCCTATTTTAGGCTATTGTTCTGTCCTTCTAACAAGCCCAATTCGGCCTAACTTCAATCCCAATGATATTCTTACAAATGGATTTTATTTTGACCCAATAATAGCTTAAATTGACCTAAAATAACTTCGATTAAGATCTTGACATGTCAACCACACATTGAGCACATTTACAAAGCTTTCGACGCATTATATGCTCTTTCGACATGTCCTCCGATCTTCTGACATTTCGTTTGAACTCCTAACACATCGCCCTTTCCCTCGATATATCGCACATTCCACTGATATATCGATTTTCCCACGATATCCAATTTTTCAATGtaatatctgatccttctagTATGATGTCTGAACCTTTAGCATGAAATCTAATTTTTAGCACATCGATCATTTCTCTTGCTCGAtatctaattttttatataataatttttttgatataatGTTTGACTCTCTTACTCGATAATTGACCCTTTAGTGGTCTGAGTCTATGATtcaagtatttcatgcattacttatctcaaaagtatattagtctcataaactcattaattgattttattaaaCTATAAGATTGAATAGGTTCGACAAAGTAAAAAATTATATGAGAGATGTACTAAATAAGACCCCTCCGATGACATTGGGATCATTGTCTTTAAGGTCGTGTTAAATATCTATAATGGTTAAACGCTTACTCGAACCATATATGCAATTATATGGTATGGAACTTGAAAAACATAAGGGTAATAATTAGTTTGAGTCAACTTTTTACATAACTAACTCCATGGGGCTGATTCAGTTGCCTAATCATCCAAGTGACAATAATGTATCGATCAGATAACTATAAAGTATCGATCAATCACATGACTGTGAGATGTCAGccatacaatgatcagatgttAGGAGTCTATATATCACAATGCTTGATAAGTAGCTCGGCCCATCTGTAACCCCTTGATCTCATCGCGTGTTTCATTGTCTTCAACGGCACGAACAATTTGGGTTAAGACTTTGCACTGCAAAACTTGGTTTCACCTCAACGGCACCGAGTTAGATATGAAGAGCATGAACATATGTGCAAGTTTAATCTCCGAGACAATATCTACGTTAGTCATTCCAAATATACAAAATGCACGATATTCACACTTCTTGGACACATTTCTTTTAGTCGATCTGCATCTTCTATGtacgggaaaaaaaaaaaaaaaacaacaacaacaacaataacacagTTGAAGGTTGAAGTTCCAATCAAGAAAAGCGACGCATCATCGCCATTCACTCTTCTCTTGTACCACATTAAGTCATCAACACCGAGCAATGGTTCGGAGTCGTGTAGTTCTATATTGGCAGAACCCAGGAAATATGAAGAAACCGTAGGCTATTTACACTTGATAAACCACCTCATCAGGTCTTTCGTCTCCTATTAGGATAAGGCCTTCCACAAACAAAGGCAAGAAACACCTTGTCCACCGGCATCCCGTTGAGACCATATCTGGGGGTGGATCGATCATTATAAGGTTTTCGTGTTTCTTGAGGATGCCCATAACACTTGCAGTATGGCCCTCTTTGATATACCTATTGCAACATGAAAAAGACAATTAAACTCGATATCAGACGCTTGTACAGATACCAAGCATCTACTAGCCAAAAAAGGGCGAAAGCATAAAAACCCAGGAAGTGCAGATATATATTCTGAGTTGTAAACAAAGACAATAATTGTTCATTCTATTATGTTGGTCTTCTTGTGACTCAGAAAAGAATGACTCAGCAGTTTCACAAGACCTCTAGCTGAGAAAGCCAGTGGTTGAGTTGAGTGAAGGTCGTAAGAATTTGCAGGTACCAATTACTATTTAAGGAGTTATGATGAAGAATACAAGGACAAACTTACTGTGTGGACacttgattccaaatcatcatattACGTATTAGTCATTCATGCATAGGTTTGTGTCTTACCCCTCTTTAAGGCGCATTATGCGGTCATCACTCGAAAGATTATGCTCCATCAGCCAACTCAGAAAATCAGGAGACAattgtttcttctctttattcATATCCAAAATAGTTGTTGGTTTAACGAAAGTAGTAACCTTAGCTCCATTTCCTGCTCTCACAAGAAACCTCATCCCAGTAGCTGAGTCTGATATGTAAAAGTCTGCTATATGCCTCTGTCAGaataagcaaaaagaaaagagaaaagaagtgtaTTTAGCATCACAAGTGTATGAGCACACAAGGAATATCATCATAAGCAATGACAGGACTATTTGGAGAGACTTTAGCTGCAAAAATTCATTTACATGATTTTCTCGATAGTTCTGTGCATGAAAAGTCAACAATTAGGTCAAGTAAACTACTTGAAAGTAGTTGGTTTTGCAACATCtgcatctaatttttttttttttaaaatcaattatTTAAACATGTTATTCTGATCCCTTTAGGTACAATTCCACATGGAAATAAGAGATGACATTTGGAGAGGGTGAACGATAGCACAATACCAGCCCTCATTAACATATCGGTCCCAGTGGTGTTGTgcttgatttgaatgtttttttaTGTAACATGAAAAACATACTTCAGTTGTTCGGCATACAGAAGATCGTTTTCATGACACACAAAATTATTTAAggaataaatgaaaaatactAAAATGGCCCCACAGATGATTTCACCCAAACTTGAGCTGATATAAATGACTTCTATTCAAGTTAGTGAGACATGAAGATCGAACCTCTGAGTTCCTCAATCCCCATGAGAAGTGCATAAGATTTGGCTTGGCAGGGAGTCCACTCCATCCTCTGTACTCATGTATATCAGTGGAAATATAAATGCACCTAGAAATCTTTTGGTAAGATGCTTCGAGAGGAATACTTCCACATGTGACATGCTGCACCGGTGATAAAATGCATCAAATAACAACCAACAGAAGTCTTCATTTAACCATTGCTAGAGTGCTACATAATTTGCTTTTACTAAAAACTCATTATGAATGCCTATCTATCACTCGGACTGCTATGTAAATCATGACATCAACAAAACAAAGCAGGTCCAGTGATCCGAAAGTCATTTAAATGATAAAAGGATTTTCTTTCTCATCACATTTGGGTTAAGCTTCCTTAAATAGATTATGCCAATCAAAAGCTAAAATTCTACATCAATGTAAAGACATAATTTCAATTCCCGAGAAGATTGTATACCATTCTTCAACCTTCAGTTACATGGCTCTAGATGTTTTCCTTTCTCATGATGCTGGTTTTCGAAACATATAATCATCTTGAGTAACAACATCATTCCGGTAGGCACGGATGCATTCTATGACACTGTAAATTAACTACCACTTGAGTTTCTCCCCTAGTGCAAGGTCAGAAATCCAATTTCCATCATTTGCAATCTGCACATTTTCCCCAGTTGTCATAAAAAATGCTCTCTGTTGGCTGTGGGTTTGAATATGCTTATCTTTGGTCTAGGATCCAGGATTATCCAGTGGCCTTTGCCATCGAAATGATTGTTCTTCCACAAAAGGAAAAAAGGACCCTCGGTGAACAAGCTAGGCTTGATCTAATCAAAGACTCTATGTCTCATTTATTCATGGAAAGCTTCTTTTCGATGTTGAGGGTGGAGAACACCTcgaaatcaaaacaaaaaaaatccaacCCAATTTCGGAATTCCTTATAACCCTTCTATATAAAGATGAATAACTTCTCTCCAAGCCTCTAGAAAAATCCTAAGAATATTTTTCTTCCGTATCTCCCCACGCCAAAAACTTGATATAAACAAGTATTTGTAGAACTATTAAATTCTTTCCATACTTGAATTATCTTATCCCAAGTAACCTTGTTCTCTAAGTAAGTATCCTATTAGACTCTAAAAATGCTTGCCAACCCTAACATTTGATAATGAAATCCATATGTTTTGAGTATGTTTATCATCAATCACATACGCAATTTAAAACATAATAATTCTGAGGAGTACCTAAAATGAAGACAAAATATAGAATGCAGGAGAAACTAACACGAGTAAAACAAAAGAAGCAAAGAATTAAAAGAAGGGAAACCTACCCCTGTTATCTTAACTAACTTTCCAATTGGGAGATTTCTTGGGTCGATGGAGGAGTTGGGATGACACCTCAAGAACCTCTCCACTCCCATCCTCCCCATCACGCAGCTCCACACCGCCagcgccaccaccaccgccgccgccgccgctacccCCACCAGTATTTCCGGCCGTCCCACTGCCGCCCACACGAACGCCCCGGTCGCCACTCCCACTACAAACATCGCAACCAGCACCCACCTCCACGCTCTCGACACCCCAAAGACGAACCCCTCCCCGTCCACCACCGTCACTGCCGCCCCgtactccttcctcctcctcgcgGGCGCGGGGGACGCCGCCGGCGTCTGCTGCCTGCTGGAGTAGCGGGCCGGGCCGGATGTGATAAGCCCGGTGGCCGGGATGGGGGAGGGAGGGGCGGAGGTCCTCCTCGAGGAGGGGGACGACCGGGGGAGCGGCCCGGAGTGGGGGCCGGATCGGGGCCTGGGAGAAGCCGTGGAGGCGGTGGCGGTTTCCCCGACGGGGATGTCGAACATCCTACCGAGCTCGCCGGACTTCCTTACGTCGCCGCCGGTGTAGGGTACCGCCCGAGAACCGAACGACGGCGACCGCTCCTTGGGCGACATCGGCAGCCCAGAGACAACCATTCCATTGCTTAATTGGTGCGCAACCCTTTGCCCCGACATCGCAGGAGAATGCGAGGATGAGTCACACAAGAACACTCCTTGTGCgcgtgttgttgttgttgttgtggagtTGCCGTCCTCTTATAGGGCGGAGGAGAGAACGAGGGAGTGCTATTCCCACCAAAGTGTGTAAATTGCGGTTTGGAGATCAGGACCGTCCGTTTCGCGGACTTCGTTGTCACAACCCCATTGCGTCCTGGAAACTATTACAACCACAAGACTACACCCATTGAATCACATGCCATTGTGATCCGACGTAGCGCTGGGCCCCGCAAAGAAAGACGAGCGAGTTGAACTCTCTTGCAACCGCAACACGTAGCGTGTGCTTGTATAAGATCCGTGGTGTACGTAAAGGGACCAGTGGATCAAGCACCGTCGAGGGATGAGCGGACGGCTACTCCCGCGCTTGATGGAGTAACCCCGCCGGGTCCACTTTCGGTGGAACAACGGGATCACGTCAGCACGTGGCGCACTCCCTTATCGACGGAGCACCTAAGACTGCCACGTCGATGGGCACCGCGGATAACGAGGTGGTCCCCGCGACGGAGGTAACACCTGACGACGAAGCATGCGAGTCGTTCAGTTAGAGGCCGCGATCGACGAACGACATCGCGGATCGCGTCGAATGGACGGATGAGATCAGAGGACTCGTGTGGTTCGGGATATTAGCTGTGCGTAAAACATGAGCTGGAACCTCGCTGCTCTTGAACGTGTCGACGTGTCGCGTTAGGAACGGGAACAAACCATTACCGCTTGCATGGAAATCTCAACGTCTACAGTTGTCACGTTTAGTTCGTTACGATCAGATGGCGGCAAAGGCGCCAATCCcaagaaaagaaataaataaaaggcTGGTGGGAGTGGGACCCGCCGATCAAACCAATATAACGATCCCACGTTGCACGATCATCGAAGGGGGAACTGCGACGAAAGGGATCTCCGTGACACAACCAATGTGGCAAATTAGGCGCCGTTTTAGTTATATTAATGACTTATTTGTATGAACCAAATTCTTCTTAATATGATGCTTTTAAATCGGTCCGAATTGAACAACAAAGTATATGGCTATTGATTATAATTTTAGGCCCAAATCCATCGAatttatcttatcgatttgacgtGATTTCTCTTTTCACATTGTAGCCTCTAACGTACTTCTTGTGCACCGATCTCCTCCACGGTGACCATAGGGTATGGTTCTCCCTAGGGAGCAACACTTCTAGTCCGGCCCAGACCAGTAAGAACTGTATCAAACGTAAGCATTGCAACAAGTCAAACGTAAGCCAGACCACATGGGTGTTGAATGACTGTTGGTTGACCAGCTGGTGTCCCATTGCAAAGGGGTCGAATTTGGAGGCTTTGACAATGGCATCCGTTGACTTTGGATTTCTTCATGATGTGTTGGTGTCCTTGTGTGCTCCGAGTGGACAACCTGCCCTTGCTCCTCTACCAGATAATGTCCATGGTCAACTAGATGGCAAACTGTGATCTCCAAtgtaaatataaacatatatataatatattgagggatgataattataattattagaaTGGTTTCGAACATTGATCCGATCTAAGGTATTGGTCGAATAGATGGGTCAACAATTCTATACACAATATTAGTatgttttttaaaaataaatatataaatttgatAGAAATTAAGTAAGTGGCAATATCAAAAGAGGGCGATAGGGACAAGACGAGAGTGTTCTCATTGAAGGGGATGATAAAGTAACCAATAatataacatatttttcttttctttttactgaAAGAGACTTAAATGTCATGTAGAAAAATTCAAATACCTTTGACAACAACTAATCAGTATTTTATTGTCTTAGTGAATTGAGACCTACTGAACGCCCAGTTTGGGATTTATAATTATGGTTGAAATTAATCCATGTCAAAGTAGTCCATTatggattaaaataataaattaatgaaGAGAGTTGACTTAAAAACCAATACATAATAAGAGAGTTGGGGTTTGGAATTGATGGTTATTGGATTTATAATCAACATAAAAATTCATCCAAAATATGgtttgtaatatatttttttatttcttttctaagTAGTAATTAACATCCCACATATGTAATTTTGCGACATAAATGAATGATATATGAGCTGGTCTACGCATAGTGGGCTCTTATAGGCCCATTTCAAGATTTTGATGGGCCATCTCGTGGGATCCACTGTAGGTGGAACGTTGAGCAAGTCAGATTGTCGACAAGGCGGGGTCCATCTCGTTCCGCCTGTCTTAGGGCGCCACATCATCTGGTACACGAATCACCGGTCGCCGTAAACTACTCCCTGCGGCCTCGGCCGTCTCTGCAGGTATCGTCCCACCATCAACTTCGCTTCTCTGAGGCTCTCCTCGTCGCTGCTCTCTCTTTCTTCGTCTTGGAAGGAGGGCTTCATTTAGCGTCGGGGGAAACGAAGGTGGTGGAGCTCGCCGTGAGTTCATGCAAACCTTCGCTCTTTCCTGCCGTAGGCACAATTACATGGGTTCCTTGTCTACGAAGTGTTTGGAGAAATGCCAAAGCAAGGGTTTACTTTCGAGAAGCCTCTTGGTTGCTGGGATGGACCTAATCGTCCAGAGCTAAGTGCCACATACTCACCAATCTGGAGTTTAATATTATATCAGCTGTGGAGGTTGACTGGCAATTCTAGTTTCACTTTTGCTGATTCACCAACATCTATATGCGATCGAAAGGTATGAGATCCACTGTCATTCATAAGGTCGTCTAAAGCAAGCTTCGGACCTTCTTCAGCACAAAATCCGAGATGAGATCTGGAGCGATGTTGACCAAGTTGGTGCCTTTTGGCAACACCACCTCAAACCAAGAGTCGAATGCTTTTAACAGCACGGAGAAGTCCACCTTAGCTTCACAGCAATCCCCTCGCTAAATGGAGCTGTCCCTCTCTGTCTTCACAAGCAGACAAAGCCCTTGGCCGAAttgccatgcatgatcgaaacatgGGACATTCTGGAACTTTATAAGCCTCCTTTCACGCCAAGGTGGTCGATCAGCTTTTGTTATGGGAGAGGCACTGCGGGAGAAGGGATAAAGGAGCAAGGAACAGACCCACCTTTTCCCTAACACGAGTACTCATCTTCTCCACCAGTGTGCCTTCCAACTACTCGAAGACAACATGTTATGAAGTGCTCACCTATAAGGATAACAACTAGGCTCTTTGAGGTGCTAATGCTGCTCCATGTCTATGGGTTACCACACTAGGAACAGTCATGTTTGCACTGCATCTATATGAATGAAATCCAAGGAGCATATCTTTAGAGATTTCTGGAGTACCTTTTGCATGGCAACGCATATGCAACCTCTAACAAAGAAACTAAGTAAAATGTATTGGTTCTTACTCGATTAGGCTTCATCTTATACTCAAGTGGTGATATGGCAGATGATGttgtatgataaaactgaaggcCATCTCAAGATCATTGTCATAGACGGGGACAGCACGCATGCATGCTTTTGGCCCTCGCTTACCTACATTTATTTGCATGCATGAGGCCCAGGAAATCCGAGAAAGTGATCAACGTCTGCAGAGACAAAAGCTTGTTCGTCAGAGCAAAACATGGACGCCTCTTTATCCACCACCTTTACTGAACGAAACCATGTTCGCTTCCCCAAGTccttctcagagagagagagagagagagagagtacaaatAGAAGTCCAAGATCAAGGCGTGGGAATGTGGTGGCAGGCCGACTGAGCTATTCAGATCATGAGGTCAAGGAGCTACTCATATCATGAGGTCAAGAAGCTCAAATATACAACACCACCTCATCTATCATGGCACATTGTTGACGTGAGATCGAGTGAACAATCATGCAAGCGTAGCTGTATCAGCCAAGAGAGGATGAGCTTTCAAACTGGGAAAAGAATATATACCAGCTTCATTTTTGGTCAACCATTTTGGCACTTAATATAGTAAATCGACATGATCATTCTTAGATCCCAGTAGCACACACCAAGTGGTACTAATAAATCAACACGGTATTAGAAGCATCGCCTAAGCCATGTGTTTTTAACTCAGTGATTACACGTTGGGATGTCATTCATTCACTGTCTGGTGTGATTCGTCACTAGTGGTGCTCACAAAAGATAAGGTGGGGGagtaatggagagagagagagagagggtgaacAGCCCAAAGAAGGGTTGTCCCCTTTGTTGGTGTCATGGCAGAGCCACTTTAACGCCGGTGTCTCCGTGGTGGTGGTGGCAAGCGTTTTAAtagtagatagagagagagagagagggagcaacTCCATGTACGTATTCCCGAACCTTGTTTCAAGGCACGCACACATTCTGCACTCCTGCGCCCAAAGGCCATTAGAATAAGTGAATAAAGACTCTTCTCTCCTCTTCCTCAACTaaaccacctctctctctctctctctctctctctctctctctctctctctctctcacttttcTTGTTGCAAGAGTGGAGAATGTACTGGTGAAGTGTAAGAAAAAGGAGTGGTTTGGTGTTATCAGTATGGGGAATATTGCAGGTGAGCATGCGAAAAAGAGGTGGTGTAGAGCTAATTTATTGAACTCAGTACACTTCTTTTTTGGTTTGGAGTACAACAAGCCAAGCATGACACACCTTCTAAAGCTGAGACGAGCTTTGGTTATACCACACCCTCCATAATTCCCCTCACCGTCCTCCTTCCCTTTTCTTGAAATCCCGATACCCCTTCCCATGCCACCCTATTTTATGCCCTCCCCCTCCCTCACTGCATTGCCTCtcgctcctctctccctctcctattGAAACCCTAATCCAAGACACAAGGATCAGAAGAATCCAAGCACAGCAGTTTTGGCCCTGCAGACGCATGCCGTCATCGCTGTGGTGGAGATGGTGATAGTGATATACCAGAACGAAGAGCGCTACAAGGGCTACTAAGCTCATGATATCGCATGTTGACACCAAGTGACGTTCGAGATGGCGGATGAGGTAAGGTTCCGATGATCCAAGGAAGAAAGGAAAGCGATATTGGTGAGGTTCAATCCGATGATTGGCTCTACTTGTATCAGTAAACCAGTCTCAGATTGAGCCGCGCCAATATCTCTTTCATTCTTCCTACACTCAACAATAAAGCCCGTTCTTCGCCCATATTTCTTTTCTATAAGATCAAAATCATCTCTTTCCTGATCGAACAAAGAAACCTACGATTGATGACACCCACATCATCGAGTCATCAAAAAGGTTTAGATCAGGTCTTTGCTTGTGCACCAGTAGTGCAAGTAGCCTTGTCGGATCTCACCAGAGAACAGTATGTGTCCTATGTTTGCTGAATTATATTCACAGTGTGGTTTCCCCGTTGATGCTAATCCTTGAACAAGGAACTCCGGGAAAGCATACCTTGTACCGCCATTTagcttccttcctcctcctccttcatgCATGCAATTACTTACATGCAACATGGAACATGTTTTGCATAATGCATTCATGTCAG
Coding sequences within:
- the LOC103983207 gene encoding uncharacterized membrane protein At1g16860 isoform X1, encoding MSGQRVAHQLSNGMVVSGLPMSPKERSPSFGSRAVPYTGGDVRKSGELGRMFDIPVGETATASTASPRPRSGPHSGPLPRSSPSSRRTSAPPSPIPATGLITSGPARYSSRQQTPAASPAPARRRKEYGAAVTVVDGEGFVFGVSRAWRWVLVAMFVVGVATGAFVWAAVGRPEILVGVAAAAAVVVALAVWSCVMGRMGVERFLRCHPNSSIDPRNLPIGKLVKITGHVTCGSIPLEASYQKISRCIYISTDIHEYRGWSGLPAKPNLMHFSWGLRNSERHIADFYISDSATGMRFLVRAGNGAKVTTFVKPTTILDMNKEKKQLSPDFLSWLMEHNLSSDDRIMRLKEGYIKEGHTASVMGILKKHENLIMIDPPPDMVSTGCRWTRCFLPLFVEGLILIGDERPDEVVYQV
- the LOC103983207 gene encoding uncharacterized membrane protein At1g16860 isoform X2, with translation MSGQRVAHQLSNGMVVSGLPMSPKERSPSFGSRAVPYTGGDVRKSGELGRMFDIPVGETATASTASPRPRSGPHSGPLPRSSPSSRRTSAPPSPIPATGLITSGPARYSSRQQTPAASPAPARRRKEYGAAVTVVDGEGFVFGVSRAWRWVLVAMFVVGVATGAFVWAAVGRPEILVGVAAAAAVVVALAVWSCVMGRMGVERFLRCHPNSSIDPRNLPIGKLVKITGRHIADFYISDSATGMRFLVRAGNGAKVTTFVKPTTILDMNKEKKQLSPDFLSWLMEHNLSSDDRIMRLKEGYIKEGHTASVMGILKKHENLIMIDPPPDMVSTGCRWTRCFLPLFVEGLILIGDERPDEVVYQV